A stretch of Acidovorax sp. RAC01 DNA encodes these proteins:
- a CDS encoding ABC transporter permease, whose amino-acid sequence MEISQILTIAGKEFRDRMRNRWVLAVALVFTVFSLAIAYFGGAQQGTVGFRSIEFTIASLVSLVIYLIPLIALLLGFDAIVGERERGSLDLLLSLPITRLELLLGKYLGLAAALTLSTLAGFGLVAVLLARQFSGGALFHYGGFMVSSVLLGLAFLSMAVLLSVLTHERTRASGLAIAAWFFFVLVFDLLLLGALVATGGSVGGEAMAYLLLLNPADVFRILNVFSLDDVRTLYGLTSIVPPALAKPWLMGAVMLGWIAVPLGLASWRFKP is encoded by the coding sequence ATGGAAATCTCCCAAATCCTCACCATCGCGGGCAAAGAGTTCCGCGACCGCATGCGCAACCGCTGGGTGCTGGCCGTGGCGCTGGTGTTCACCGTGTTCTCGCTGGCCATCGCCTACTTTGGCGGCGCACAGCAGGGCACGGTGGGCTTTCGCTCCATCGAGTTCACCATCGCCAGCCTGGTCAGCCTCGTCATCTACCTGATCCCGCTGATCGCGCTGCTGCTGGGCTTTGACGCCATCGTGGGCGAGCGCGAGCGCGGCTCGCTCGATCTGCTGCTGTCATTGCCCATCACGCGGCTGGAGCTGCTGCTGGGCAAATACCTGGGACTGGCGGCGGCACTCACGCTGTCCACGCTCGCCGGGTTCGGGCTGGTGGCCGTGCTGCTGGCGCGTCAGTTCAGCGGGGGTGCGCTGTTCCACTACGGCGGGTTCATGGTCAGCTCGGTGCTGCTGGGCCTGGCCTTTTTGAGCATGGCCGTGCTGCTGTCGGTGCTCACGCACGAGCGCACCCGCGCCTCGGGCCTCGCGATAGCCGCGTGGTTCTTTTTTGTGCTGGTGTTTGACCTGCTGCTGCTGGGCGCCCTGGTGGCCACGGGTGGCAGTGTGGGCGGCGAGGCCATGGCCTACCTGCTGCTGCTCAACCCGGCGGACGTGTTCCGCATCCTTAACGTGTTCTCGCTCGACGACGTGCGCACCCTGTACGGCCTGACCAGCATCGTGCCCCCTGCCCTGGCCAAGCCATGGCTCATGGGTGCGGTGATGCTGGGCTGGATCGCGGTGCCGCTGGGCCTGGCGAGCTGGAGATTCAAACCATGA